Proteins found in one Sphingomonas sp. SORGH_AS_0879 genomic segment:
- the lptC gene encoding LPS export ABC transporter periplasmic protein LptC, with the protein MSEIADRVRTQRQHWAAPGSRHDRFVTLARWMLPSAIGVLTAFLVMAPVYSSSEVSFVLDKKKVEVAKERLKIQAAQYRGVDDKGQPFSLDAGSAIQRSSAEPVVQLNKLAAAIRLSDGPATVSADSGRYDMRTEQVKLDGPLDFKSAGGYDLQTHDATIDLQQRTLESGGAVTGRVPQGTFSANKLRANLEDRTVRLEGNARLRIVP; encoded by the coding sequence ATGTCCGAGATCGCCGATCGCGTTCGCACCCAACGCCAGCACTGGGCCGCGCCGGGCAGCCGCCACGACCGGTTCGTGACGCTGGCCCGCTGGATGCTGCCCAGCGCGATCGGCGTGCTGACCGCCTTTCTGGTCATGGCGCCGGTCTATTCGTCGAGCGAGGTGTCCTTCGTCCTCGACAAGAAGAAGGTCGAGGTCGCCAAGGAGCGGTTGAAGATCCAGGCCGCGCAATATCGCGGCGTCGACGACAAGGGGCAGCCCTTCTCGCTCGACGCGGGCTCGGCGATCCAGCGGAGTTCGGCCGAACCGGTGGTGCAGCTCAACAAGCTGGCCGCCGCGATCCGCCTGTCGGACGGCCCTGCCACGGTCAGTGCCGATTCGGGCCGCTACGACATGCGGACCGAGCAGGTGAAGCTGGACGGGCCGCTCGATTTCAAATCGGCGGGCGGATACGACCTCCAGACGCATGACGCGACGATCGATCTTCAGCAACGCACGCTGGAATCGGGCGGCGCGGTGACGGGGCGCGTGCCGCAGGGCACGTTCAGCGCCAACAAGCTGCGCGCCAACCTGGAGGATCGCACCGTCCGGCTGGAAGGCAACGCACGCTTGCGCATCGTACCGTAA
- a CDS encoding ribonuclease D, with translation MTVHLHEEDIPADLFAPGASIAVDTETMGLITPRDRLCVVQLSDGGPDEHLVRFGPDSDYAAPHLRALLADPARLKLYHFGRFDIAAIRHYLGVVAGPVYCTKIASRLIRTYTDRHGLKELVRELLGVELSKAQQSSDWGAPDLSDAQREYAASDVRYLHRMKAELDKRLVREGRMELAQACFDFLPARAELDLAGWPEVDIFAHA, from the coding sequence ATGACCGTTCATCTGCACGAAGAAGACATTCCCGCCGATCTGTTCGCGCCCGGCGCCTCGATCGCCGTCGATACCGAGACGATGGGCCTGATCACCCCGCGCGACCGGCTGTGCGTCGTCCAATTGTCCGATGGCGGCCCCGACGAGCATCTCGTCCGCTTCGGCCCCGACAGCGACTATGCCGCGCCCCATTTGCGCGCGCTGCTCGCCGATCCGGCGCGGCTGAAGCTCTATCATTTCGGGCGGTTCGATATCGCGGCGATTCGCCACTATCTGGGCGTGGTCGCCGGACCGGTCTATTGCACCAAGATCGCCTCGCGCCTGATCCGCACCTATACCGACCGCCACGGCCTGAAGGAACTGGTCCGCGAACTGCTGGGCGTCGAACTGTCCAAGGCGCAGCAATCCTCCGACTGGGGCGCGCCCGACCTGTCGGACGCGCAGCGCGAATATGCCGCCTCGGACGTGCGCTATCTCCACCGGATGAAGGCGGAACTGGACAAGCGCCTCGTCCGCGAGGGACGGATGGAACTGGCCCAGGCCTGTTTCGACTTCCTGCCCGCGCGGGCCGAACTGGATCTCGCGGGCTGGCCCGAGGTCGATATCTTCGCCCACGCCTGA
- a CDS encoding cold-shock protein: protein MGFDRGSRGNRGTRGRDKRDNFGGSDDFGGGGFGGGDRFGGGGFGGGDRFGGGGFGGDRGGFGGGDRGGFGGGGGGFRGGGGGGFGGGRGGGGMPPQVVGEGTGVVKFFNAQKGFGFVVRDDGGEDVFVHISAVEQAGLTGLAEGQPLGFTLVDRGGRISATELKIEGEPLPVQDRAPREPREGGFGGDRDRSPRGGAAGGFGGAPQRQLTGEKATGTVKFFNAMKGFGFIQRDDGQPDAFVHISAVERAGMGSLNEGDRLQFEIEVDRRGKYAAVNLQNEG from the coding sequence ATGGGTTTCGATAGAGGTAGCCGGGGCAATCGCGGCACGCGTGGTCGCGACAAGCGGGACAATTTCGGCGGCAGCGACGATTTCGGTGGCGGCGGCTTCGGCGGCGGTGACCGCTTCGGTGGTGGCGGCTTCGGCGGCGGCGACCGTTTCGGTGGCGGCGGCTTCGGCGGCGACCGTGGTGGCTTCGGCGGTGGTGACCGCGGCGGCTTCGGTGGCGGCGGCGGCGGTTTCCGTGGCGGCGGCGGTGGCGGCTTCGGCGGCGGTCGCGGCGGTGGCGGCATGCCCCCCCAGGTCGTTGGCGAAGGCACCGGGGTCGTCAAGTTCTTCAACGCGCAGAAGGGTTTCGGCTTCGTCGTGCGCGATGACGGCGGCGAGGACGTGTTCGTCCACATCTCGGCCGTCGAGCAGGCGGGCCTGACCGGTCTGGCCGAGGGTCAGCCGCTCGGCTTCACCCTGGTCGATCGCGGCGGCCGCATCTCGGCCACCGAGCTGAAGATCGAGGGCGAGCCGCTCCCGGTCCAGGACCGCGCGCCCCGCGAACCGCGTGAAGGCGGCTTCGGCGGCGACCGTGATCGTAGCCCGCGCGGCGGTGCCGCTGGCGGCTTCGGCGGCGCTCCGCAGCGTCAGCTGACCGGTGAGAAGGCGACCGGCACGGTCAAGTTCTTCAACGCGATGAAGGGCTTCGGCTTCATTCAGCGCGACGATGGCCAGCCCGACGCGTTCGTGCACATCTCGGCCGTCGAGCGCGCCGGCATGGGCTCGCTGAACGAGGGCGACCGCCTGCAGTTCGAGATCGAGGTCGATCGTCGCGGCAAATATGCCGCCGTCAACCTGCAGAACGAAGGCTGA
- a CDS encoding helix-turn-helix domain-containing protein, with the protein MSDSPSSHRALADHLRFVRTERNLSLQELAASSGISRATLSRIENAEVSPTAETLGRLACAYAMPLSRLLAPLEPGFPPLIRHDDQSLWRDAGKGFTRRALSPPSGQLSLEMIEGRIEPHQHIAYERPAFPGHEHHLVLLEGMLNLTVDGLGYDLLPGDCVRYRLQGASSFRTAEEGARYIIAMV; encoded by the coding sequence ATGAGTGATTCGCCATCATCCCATCGTGCCTTGGCCGACCATTTGAGATTTGTTCGAACGGAACGGAATCTCAGCCTCCAGGAACTGGCCGCGTCGAGCGGGATCAGTCGGGCTACCCTGTCGCGAATCGAAAATGCCGAGGTTAGCCCGACCGCCGAAACGCTGGGGCGGCTGGCCTGCGCCTATGCCATGCCCCTGTCGCGCCTACTCGCCCCGTTGGAGCCGGGCTTTCCGCCTCTGATCCGCCATGACGACCAAAGTCTGTGGCGCGATGCGGGAAAGGGCTTCACCCGCCGGGCCCTGTCGCCGCCTAGCGGGCAACTGTCCCTGGAAATGATCGAAGGCCGGATCGAGCCGCACCAGCATATCGCTTATGAACGTCCCGCCTTTCCGGGCCATGAGCATCACCTCGTTCTGCTGGAGGGGATGCTGAACCTTACCGTCGACGGCTTGGGATATGACCTCTTGCCTGGCGACTGCGTGCGCTATCGCCTCCAAGGTGCTTCGTCGTTCCGAACGGCGGAGGAGGGCGCCCGCTACATCATCGCGATGGTGTGA
- a CDS encoding GNAT family N-acetyltransferase, with protein MAVIITEFDAGAVEQGIESLTGILSDSVNEGAAIGFLAPMADAEAARFWRDQVSPELSAGRRRMFGARRDGDLVGTVQLLTAMPANQPHRCEIAKMIVHPSARRLGIGRSLMGVALDGARSMGKSLVTLDTRSGDRAQSLYASLGFEVAGVIPDYAWDADGRALHTTTYMFKRL; from the coding sequence ATGGCGGTCATCATCACCGAATTCGATGCCGGGGCGGTGGAACAGGGGATCGAATCGCTGACCGGCATCCTTTCCGACAGCGTGAATGAGGGCGCGGCGATCGGCTTCCTGGCCCCGATGGCCGACGCGGAGGCCGCCCGCTTCTGGCGCGATCAGGTGTCGCCGGAACTGTCCGCCGGACGGCGGCGGATGTTCGGAGCCCGACGCGATGGCGATCTGGTCGGCACGGTCCAGTTGCTCACGGCCATGCCCGCCAACCAGCCCCATCGCTGCGAGATCGCGAAGATGATCGTTCATCCCTCGGCCCGGCGGTTGGGGATCGGGCGCAGCCTGATGGGCGTCGCCCTGGATGGAGCAAGGTCGATGGGCAAGAGCCTGGTCACGCTCGACACGCGAAGCGGCGATCGGGCCCAGTCGCTCTACGCTTCGCTCGGCTTCGAGGTGGCGGGGGTAATCCCCGATTACGCCTGGGACGCGGATGGCAGGGCCCTCCACACAACGACCTATATGTTCAAGCGTCTCTGA
- a CDS encoding nuclear transport factor 2 family protein, with the protein MTMRPPLPPFTADTAAQKVRAAEDAWNSCDPERVAQAYTPDCQWRNRAEFVTGHEEIVQFLRRKWARERDYRLIKELWAQEGARIAVRFAYEWHDDAGRWFRSYGNENWDFAEDGRMRRRIASINDLPIGEDARLFHWSLGARPADHPSLSDLGL; encoded by the coding sequence ATGACGATGCGCCCGCCGCTGCCGCCCTTCACCGCCGACACCGCCGCGCAAAAGGTCCGCGCGGCGGAGGATGCCTGGAACAGCTGCGATCCCGAGCGCGTGGCACAGGCTTACACCCCCGACTGCCAATGGCGGAACCGGGCCGAATTCGTCACCGGTCATGAGGAGATCGTTCAATTTCTCCGCCGCAAATGGGCGCGGGAGCGGGATTACCGCCTCATCAAGGAGCTATGGGCGCAGGAGGGCGCGCGGATCGCGGTTCGCTTCGCCTATGAATGGCATGACGATGCGGGCCGGTGGTTCCGCTCCTATGGCAATGAGAATTGGGATTTCGCCGAGGATGGGCGGATGCGCCGCCGGATCGCGTCGATCAACGACCTGCCGATCGGGGAGGATGCGCGGCTGTTCCATTGGTCGCTGGGGGCACGGCCCGCCGATCATCCCTCGCTGAGCGATCTGGGGCTATAA
- a CDS encoding TetR/AcrR family transcriptional regulator — protein MARLIAERADALPGLAEVFREYGYAGASLSLIGTATGLGRGSLYHFFPGGKQEMAAAVLDDVATWFEGAVFAPLDAADDPRAGIDAMMVAVDRYFESGRRACLIGFWGLGATRDPFAERIAGYFRRWIGALQTLLVRGGVAEGHATALAQDVVSGIQGAVVLARGLDDPGLFRATLGRLTARLYTALAAV, from the coding sequence ATGGCGCGGTTGATCGCCGAGCGCGCCGATGCGCTGCCGGGGCTGGCGGAGGTGTTCCGCGAATATGGCTATGCGGGGGCCAGCCTCTCGCTGATCGGCACGGCGACCGGGCTGGGGCGGGGGAGCCTCTACCACTTCTTTCCCGGCGGAAAGCAGGAGATGGCCGCCGCCGTGCTCGACGATGTCGCGACGTGGTTCGAGGGTGCGGTCTTCGCTCCCCTGGATGCGGCGGACGATCCGCGCGCCGGGATCGATGCGATGATGGTCGCGGTGGATCGCTATTTCGAATCGGGGCGGCGCGCCTGCCTGATCGGGTTCTGGGGCCTTGGGGCGACGCGCGATCCCTTTGCCGAGCGGATCGCGGGCTATTTCCGGCGCTGGATCGGCGCGCTCCAGACGTTGCTGGTGCGCGGCGGCGTGGCGGAGGGTCATGCGACGGCGCTGGCGCAGGACGTGGTCAGCGGGATTCAGGGCGCGGTCGTGCTGGCGCGGGGGCTGGACGATCCGGGACTGTTCCGCGCCACGCTCGGCCGGCTGACCGCGCGGCTCTATACCGCGCTCGCCGCCGTCTGA
- the pgeF gene encoding peptidoglycan editing factor PgeF, whose product MSVEAIRTPLLESAAHGFLGRHGGVSVGIHGGLNVGLGSEDDADAVAKNRRLARDAVLPGARLVTCYQIHSAEAVTVLTAPQDDSRPHGDALVTDRPGLLLGILTADCAPVLFADPQAGVVGAAHAGWKGAFGGITDATLAAMEALGAQRDRIVAAIGPCIARASYEVDAAFLRRFVEASPENERFFADGRRADHYQFDLEAYVAHRLAEAGVGRVAALGEDTYAQEERFFSFRRATHRGEPSYGRQISLIGLG is encoded by the coding sequence ATGAGCGTCGAGGCGATTCGGACGCCGTTGCTGGAGTCGGCGGCGCATGGCTTTCTCGGGCGGCACGGCGGCGTCTCGGTGGGGATTCACGGCGGGCTGAATGTCGGGCTGGGGTCGGAGGACGATGCCGATGCGGTGGCCAAAAACCGCCGCCTGGCGCGCGACGCCGTGCTGCCCGGCGCACGCCTCGTCACCTGCTACCAAATTCATTCGGCGGAGGCGGTGACGGTACTGACCGCGCCCCAGGACGATAGCCGCCCGCATGGCGATGCGCTGGTGACCGACCGTCCGGGCCTGTTGCTGGGCATATTGACCGCCGATTGCGCGCCGGTGCTTTTCGCCGATCCGCAAGCCGGGGTGGTCGGTGCCGCCCATGCGGGGTGGAAGGGCGCGTTCGGCGGGATCACCGACGCGACGCTGGCCGCAATGGAGGCGCTGGGGGCGCAGCGCGACCGCATCGTCGCCGCGATCGGCCCGTGCATCGCGCGCGCCAGCTATGAGGTGGATGCCGCCTTTCTCCGCCGCTTCGTCGAGGCGTCGCCCGAGAATGAGCGTTTCTTCGCCGATGGCCGCCGCGCCGATCATTACCAGTTCGATCTGGAGGCCTATGTCGCCCACCGCCTGGCCGAAGCCGGGGTCGGTCGCGTCGCCGCGTTGGGCGAGGACACTTATGCACAGGAGGAGCGCTTCTTCAGCTTCCGTCGCGCGACCCATCGCGGCGAACCCTCTTATGGCCGCCAGATTTCGCTGATCGGCCTCGGCTGA
- a CDS encoding GNAT family N-acetyltransferase, with amino-acid sequence MIDYRDARPGDGEALAAMAAAAFTETFGHLYPPADLATFLDEAFGPQGLPRQIGHPDFTIRLAIEGDAIIGFAKLGPVGFPGDWPEDAIELYQLYVKASHLGAGVGPALMDWAIASARAQGASALILSVYVDNHRAKAFYARYGFVDIGRYDFPVGDTIDEDRIMRLSL; translated from the coding sequence ATGATCGACTATCGCGATGCCCGGCCGGGCGATGGCGAAGCCCTGGCCGCGATGGCGGCGGCGGCGTTCACCGAGACCTTCGGCCATCTCTATCCGCCCGCCGACCTCGCCACCTTTCTGGACGAAGCCTTCGGTCCGCAAGGCCTGCCCCGCCAGATCGGCCATCCCGATTTCACCATCCGCCTCGCGATCGAGGGCGATGCGATCATCGGTTTCGCCAAGCTCGGCCCCGTGGGCTTCCCCGGCGATTGGCCCGAGGATGCGATCGAACTCTATCAGCTCTACGTGAAGGCCAGCCATCTGGGCGCGGGCGTCGGCCCCGCCTTGATGGACTGGGCCATCGCATCGGCCAGGGCGCAGGGGGCCAGCGCGCTCATCCTGTCGGTCTATGTCGACAATCACCGGGCCAAGGCCTTTTACGCCCGCTATGGTTTCGTCGATATCGGCCGATACGACTTCCCGGTCGGCGACACGATCGACGAGGATCGGATCATGAGGCTGTCGCTATGA
- a CDS encoding class I SAM-dependent methyltransferase produces MTNPLIPPADHKPEPEDALPERLARAIALAGPIPVAQFMAAANAHYYGTRDPLGTGGDFTTSPEISQMFGELVGLWCADLWDRAGRPEMHWVELGPGRGTLAADAGRAMAKAGFTPSVHFVETSATLRTAQSQRVAEATWHDSVETLPNDRPLIVVANEFFDALPIRQLVRRGDGWHERLVAAQDLLFLPIAGPPVPPEIIPEPLREAEAGSVIEVSPASVAVMRTLSARIAAQGGAALIVDYGYEGPAIADTLQAVRGHAYANPFERPGEQDLSAHVDFTTLAAAAQAAGLAAFGPVTQRDLLGALGIDQRTAALARAHPDRADSLLADRNRLMQDMGTLFRALAVSRPDWPVPAGYGE; encoded by the coding sequence ATGACCAACCCGTTGATCCCCCCCGCCGATCACAAGCCCGAGCCGGAGGACGCCCTGCCCGAACGGCTCGCCCGCGCCATCGCGCTGGCCGGGCCGATCCCGGTGGCGCAGTTCATGGCCGCCGCCAATGCGCATTATTACGGCACCCGCGATCCGCTGGGCACCGGCGGCGACTTCACGACCAGTCCCGAGATCAGCCAGATGTTCGGCGAACTGGTCGGCCTGTGGTGCGCCGACCTGTGGGACCGCGCCGGGCGGCCCGAGATGCACTGGGTCGAACTCGGGCCGGGACGCGGCACGCTGGCCGCCGATGCCGGGCGGGCCATGGCCAAGGCGGGGTTCACGCCCAGCGTGCATTTCGTCGAGACCAGCGCGACGCTCCGCACCGCGCAGAGCCAGCGCGTGGCCGAGGCGACATGGCATGATTCGGTCGAGACGCTGCCCAACGACCGCCCGCTGATCGTCGTCGCCAATGAATTCTTCGACGCATTGCCCATCCGCCAACTGGTCCGGCGCGGGGACGGCTGGCACGAGCGGCTGGTCGCCGCGCAGGACCTCCTCTTCCTGCCGATCGCGGGGCCGCCGGTCCCGCCCGAGATCATTCCCGAACCACTTCGCGAGGCGGAGGCCGGATCGGTGATCGAGGTGTCCCCCGCCAGCGTCGCGGTGATGCGGACGCTGTCCGCCCGGATCGCCGCGCAGGGGGGCGCCGCGCTGATCGTCGATTACGGCTATGAAGGCCCCGCCATCGCCGACACGTTGCAGGCGGTGCGCGGCCATGCCTATGCCAATCCCTTCGAGCGGCCGGGGGAGCAGGATTTGAGCGCGCATGTCGATTTCACGACGCTGGCCGCCGCCGCGCAAGCCGCCGGGCTCGCCGCCTTCGGTCCCGTCACGCAGCGCGACCTGCTCGGCGCGCTGGGGATCGACCAGCGGACCGCCGCCCTCGCCCGCGCGCATCCGGATCGCGCCGACTCGCTGCTCGCCGATCGCAACCGGTTGATGCAGGACATGGGCACGCTGTTCCGCGCGCTGGCGGTCAGCCGGCCCGACTGGCCCGTGCCGGCGGGGTATGGCGAATGA
- the lgt gene encoding prolipoprotein diacylglyceryl transferase, with the protein MILPMLAAATGHIRFEDLGLHPDVFSIGFFTLRWYSLAYITGILFGWWYLGKMLDRPGAPMSRAHADDLVFYATLGIILGGRIGYVIFYAPEMFLHPLHIVRLWDGGMSFHGGAVGTGVGVILFARKHKLNWLRILDYLVCTAPVGLFLGRLANFVNGELWGKPSDVPWAIVFPRTVPFGLPDPARHPSQLYEAGLEGLVLFAVMSFAFWRTKSRYDPGKLSGLFLLGYGIARFIVEFFREPDQQLRAFAQMTGLHMGQWLCVPMILGGLYLMNSAKARRVRVEPIAGADSVA; encoded by the coding sequence TTGATCCTGCCCATGCTCGCGGCCGCCACCGGCCATATCCGGTTCGAGGATCTGGGGTTGCACCCGGATGTCTTCTCGATCGGCTTCTTCACGCTGCGCTGGTACAGCCTGGCCTATATCACCGGCATCCTGTTCGGCTGGTGGTATCTGGGCAAGATGCTCGACCGGCCCGGCGCGCCGATGTCGCGGGCGCATGCCGACGACCTCGTCTTCTACGCCACGCTGGGCATCATCCTGGGCGGGCGGATCGGCTATGTGATCTTCTACGCGCCCGAGATGTTCCTGCACCCGCTGCACATCGTCCGGCTGTGGGATGGCGGGATGAGCTTTCACGGCGGCGCGGTGGGGACCGGGGTCGGCGTCATCCTGTTCGCGCGCAAGCACAAGCTCAACTGGCTGCGCATCCTCGACTATCTGGTCTGCACCGCGCCGGTCGGTCTGTTCCTGGGGCGGCTGGCCAATTTCGTGAACGGCGAGCTGTGGGGCAAGCCGTCGGACGTGCCCTGGGCGATCGTCTTCCCGCGCACGGTGCCCTTCGGCCTGCCCGATCCGGCACGCCATCCCAGTCAGTTGTACGAAGCGGGGCTGGAGGGCCTTGTCCTCTTCGCGGTGATGAGCTTCGCCTTTTGGCGCACAAAGTCGCGCTACGATCCGGGCAAGCTGTCGGGGCTGTTCCTGCTCGGCTATGGCATCGCGCGCTTCATCGTGGAGTTCTTCCGCGAACCCGATCAGCAGTTGCGCGCCTTCGCGCAGATGACCGGGCTGCATATGGGCCAGTGGCTGTGCGTGCCGATGATCCTGGGCGGGCTGTACCTGATGAACTCGGCCAAGGCGCGGCGCGTGCGGGTGGAGCCGATCGCGGGGGCCGACAGCGTCGCCTGA
- a CDS encoding xanthine dehydrogenase family protein molybdopterin-binding subunit yields MEFSRRNILIGGGAGAGLLVAWSLWPRAYGPNLTVNPGEQAFGAWLKIGRDGIVTVAVPQAEHGQGVVTALAQVVADELGADWRTVAVEPAPINPLYANPVGVDSLFEGAFDRMPEALRTGWLRRDTVMLTGGSSTIRMFEGPARAAAATARALMAQAAARRWGVDWTECEAKDGFITDGRRRLRFAELAEAAVSETVPEPLPLGSGGAGRLAGTDLPRLDSPAKIDGSANFTADIRLPEMVHVAIRHAPLGEVRAIRLDRDAAMKVTGVVDVIEGDEWVAVAAASWWIAQKGLDAAAPQAVSRGPGVDSAGIAQGLDHALGEEGRLAFARGDVAEALEGGGLVEARYRIGVGVHAAIEPRAAVAAWRDGGLELWVPTQVPAQVRALAAEAVGIAPDRVIVHPMPIGGSFGVALESEAAVQAATIAAKLKRPVNLQWSRADDLRRDAFRAPALARLTARVDQGRITGWRSRIATPSTGPDLARRVMPGGPARWGMRGAGRGDAYAMGGAVPPYVIPALAVQHHVADLPIPTGHVRGGTHVANVFARESFIDELAARAGADPLAWRIGMLGGEPLLARCLSTAASLGGWEGGGAGSGQGVAAHGFRGSHVAVLAEAHRGEGGRPVVDRLVAAVDCGRVVNPDLVRQQIEGGLLFGLAHLFGADIGFARGLAEPVRLGALRLPRLADTPDITVELIASDEAPGGVGEVAVPPVAPAIANALATLPGFPRIRSLPMELSA; encoded by the coding sequence ATGGAGTTCAGCAGGCGCAACATACTCATTGGCGGGGGTGCCGGGGCCGGGTTGCTCGTCGCCTGGAGCCTGTGGCCGCGTGCTTATGGGCCCAATCTGACCGTCAATCCGGGCGAGCAGGCGTTCGGCGCATGGCTGAAGATCGGGCGCGACGGGATCGTCACTGTCGCGGTGCCGCAGGCCGAGCATGGCCAGGGCGTCGTCACCGCACTGGCCCAGGTCGTTGCCGACGAACTGGGCGCGGACTGGCGGACGGTCGCGGTCGAGCCCGCCCCGATCAATCCGCTCTACGCCAATCCGGTCGGCGTCGATTCGCTGTTCGAGGGGGCGTTCGACCGGATGCCGGAGGCTTTGCGCACCGGATGGCTGCGGCGCGACACGGTGATGCTGACCGGCGGCTCCAGCACGATCCGGATGTTCGAGGGGCCCGCCCGTGCCGCCGCCGCCACCGCGCGCGCGTTGATGGCGCAGGCCGCCGCGCGCCGATGGGGCGTGGACTGGACCGAGTGCGAGGCGAAGGACGGCTTCATCACGGATGGGCGGCGGCGGTTGCGCTTCGCCGAACTGGCCGAAGCGGCGGTAAGCGAGACGGTGCCCGAACCCCTGCCGCTGGGCAGCGGGGGCGCGGGGCGGCTGGCGGGGACGGATCTGCCCCGGCTCGACTCGCCCGCCAAGATCGACGGCTCGGCCAATTTCACCGCCGATATCCGCCTGCCCGAGATGGTGCATGTCGCGATCCGCCACGCGCCGCTGGGTGAGGTGCGGGCGATCCGGCTGGACCGCGATGCCGCGATGAAGGTCACCGGCGTCGTCGATGTGATCGAGGGCGACGAATGGGTCGCGGTCGCCGCCGCGAGCTGGTGGATCGCGCAGAAGGGGTTGGACGCGGCGGCTCCGCAGGCCGTGAGCCGGGGGCCGGGCGTCGACAGCGCCGGAATCGCGCAGGGCCTCGACCATGCATTGGGCGAGGAGGGGCGGCTGGCCTTTGCGCGCGGAGACGTGGCCGAGGCGCTGGAGGGCGGCGGGCTGGTCGAGGCGCGGTATCGGATCGGCGTCGGGGTCCATGCCGCGATCGAGCCGCGCGCGGCGGTGGCGGCGTGGCGTGACGGTGGGCTGGAACTTTGGGTGCCGACCCAGGTGCCCGCACAGGTCCGCGCGCTGGCGGCGGAGGCGGTGGGGATCGCGCCGGACCGGGTGATCGTCCACCCCATGCCGATCGGCGGCTCCTTCGGCGTCGCGCTGGAGTCCGAGGCGGCGGTGCAGGCCGCGACGATCGCCGCGAAGCTGAAGCGCCCGGTCAATCTGCAATGGTCGCGCGCCGACGATCTGCGCCGGGACGCCTTTCGCGCGCCCGCGCTCGCCCGGCTGACCGCGCGGGTGGACCAGGGGCGGATCACCGGCTGGCGCAGCCGGATCGCGACGCCGTCGACCGGCCCCGATCTCGCGCGGCGGGTGATGCCGGGCGGACCGGCGCGCTGGGGAATGCGGGGAGCGGGACGGGGCGACGCCTATGCCATGGGCGGCGCGGTGCCGCCCTATGTGATTCCCGCGCTGGCGGTGCAGCATCATGTCGCGGACCTGCCCATCCCGACCGGGCATGTCCGGGGCGGCACCCATGTCGCCAATGTCTTTGCCCGCGAATCCTTCATCGACGAACTCGCCGCGCGGGCGGGAGCCGATCCGCTGGCGTGGCGGATCGGGATGCTGGGCGGGGAGCCCCTTCTGGCGCGTTGCCTGTCCACCGCCGCCTCTTTGGGCGGGTGGGAAGGCGGGGGTGCGGGCAGCGGGCAGGGTGTCGCGGCGCACGGCTTTCGCGGCAGCCATGTCGCGGTGCTCGCCGAGGCGCATCGGGGCGAGGGCGGCCGGCCGGTGGTCGACCGGCTGGTCGCCGCCGTCGATTGCGGGCGGGTGGTGAACCCCGATCTGGTCCGCCAGCAGATCGAGGGGGGATTGCTGTTCGGGCTCGCCCATCTGTTCGGCGCGGATATCGGCTTTGCGCGCGGACTGGCCGAGCCGGTGCGGCTGGGCGCGCTCCGGCTGCCGCGTCTGGCGGATACGCCCGACATCACGGTCGAACTCATCGCCTCCGACGAAGCGCCGGGCGGGGTGGGGGAGGTGGCGGTGCCGCCGGTCGCGCCCGCCATCGCCAATGCGCTCGCCACCCTGCCCGGCTTCCCACGGATACGAAGCCTGCCGATGGAGTTGTCCGCCTGA